A segment of the Candidatus Thermoplasmatota archaeon genome:
TGCTCCTCGCGCGGACGCGCGCGGCCGAGCGGGGGACCGACGCATTCCGTCGGGCCCACGGGCTTTCGGCGCTCGCGAACCTCGCGACGACGCTCGCCTTCGTCGCGGCGCTCGCGGCCCTCGCGCTTTGATCAGACCACGTCGAAGCGGATGCCCTGCGCGAGCGGCAGTTCCTTCGAGTAGTTGATCGTGCACGTCTGCCGACGCATGTACTGCTTCCAGGAATCGCTTCCCGCTTCCCGGCCGCCGCCCGTCTCCTTCTCGCCGCCGAAGGCGCCGCCGATCTCTGCGCCGCTCGTCCCGATGTTCACGTTCGCGATGCCGCAATCCGACCCGTTCGCCGCGAGGAAGCGCTCGGCTTCGAGGAGATTGCGCGTGAAGATCGCGCTCGAGAGGCCCTGCGGGACCGCGTTCTGGATGCGGATCGCCTCCTCCACGCCGCCCTCGAATCGCATGAGATAGAGGATCGGCGCGAAGGTCTCGATCGCGACGATGTCCATGTCCGGTTTCGCCTCGACGATCGCAGGCTCGACGTAGGTCGCGCCCAGGTCCTCGCGGCGCTTGCCGCCGGCCACGAGGCGGCCGCCCTGCTTCTTTGCGGTCTCGAGCGCGGACATCATCTCCGTCACCGCGTCCTCGTCGACGAGAGGGCCCATGTGCGTCGCGGGGTCGAGCGGATTGCCGATGCGGACCTGACCGTAGGCCCGCGCGAGGCGGTCCCGGAGCAGGTCGGCGACCGAGTCGTGAACGATGATGCGGCGCGTCGTCGTGCAGCGTTGGCCCGCGGTGCCGACCGCGCCGAAGACGATCGCGCGCGCCGCGAGGTCGAGGTCGGCGTCCTTCGTGACGATGATCGCGTTGTTGCCGCCGAGCTCGAGGATCGTCCGACCCAGGCGCTCGCCCACGGTCGCGGCGAGCCGGTAGCCCATCGCGCACGAGCCGGTCGCGGAGACGAGGGGCACGCGGCGGTCCTTCGCGAGGCGGTCGCCCACGACCGATCCCGGTCCGACGAGCGTGACGAAGATGCCCGGGTGGCCGTGGCGCGCGGCAACCTCGTTCGCGATGCGCGAGACCGCGATCGCGGTGAGGGGCGTCTTGCTCGACGGCTTCCAGATGCACACGTCTCCGCAGACGGCGGCGATGAAGGCGTTCCAGCTCCAGACGGCGACCGGGAAGTTGAACGCGGTCACGACGCCCACGAGCCCGAGCGGGTGCCATTGCTCGTACATGCGGTGGCCGGGCCGCTCGGAATGCATGGTGTTCCCGTAGAGCTGTCGGGAGAGGCCGACCGCGAAGTCGGCGATGTCGATCATCTCCTGGACCTCGCCGAGACCTTCCTGGAGGATCTTGCCCATCTCGAGCGTGACGAGACGGCCGAGCGCCTCCTTGCGCGCCCGCAGCTCGATCGCGATCTCGCGGACGATTTCGCCGCGCTTCGGCGCGGGAACGAGGCTCCACTTCGCGAACGCCTCCTCGGCGGCGCGGACCACGCGCTCGTAGTCCTCCTCGGACGCCTGGCGCACGCGCGCGACGATCGCGCCGTCGATCGGGGAACGGACGTCGAGGAGGCGGCCGGAACCGAACCAGGCGCGACCGTCGGTGGAGCCGTCGAGGACGCCCGAGGCGTCGGGGACGAGGCCCGCCTCTCGGAGGATGTCGGCGGGAGCGTGACGCTGCATGCGGGGGGATGGACCGCTCCCGCTTCAGCCTTTTGCGTTGGAAAAGGAAAGGGGGCGGGCAGGGGCCCGCCCCGGGTGCTTCACGTTCAGCGGAGCGAGACCGTGGTCTCGGTGCCGTACGTGGGCGGCGTCGTGAAGTCCGCCGGGATCGAGGCGCCCGATTCGGGGATGAAGAGCACCTGGACCGTCTTGCGCTCGGCGATCTCGACGGGGACGTCGATCGCGAACTCGACGAGGTCGCCCGCGCTCATGACCTTGTTCGTCGCGCCCGTGCCCGTGACGTCGCGGAGCCACGTCGCGGTCCAGATGGGCGTGCCCGAGTAGTCGTACTCGCGAACGCGGACACCGTCCGAGTAGCGCATGACGACCTTCTGGACGTCGAGCGGGGGCGCGCCGGCCGAGAGCTCGACGTTGAACTTGAGCTGGTAGAGGTCGTCCGTGGACGCCGTGCCGTTGCGGATGCCGTAGATACCGACGACCTTGAGGTTGCTCGAAACCTCCTGGGTCGCGGCCTTGCCGGTCTGCGAGGCGCGCTGCTGCAGGACGCCGCTCGTGTTGATGAGAACGGCGGCCGCGACGGCGGCGACGAGAACCATGGCGATGAAGACGATGAGCGTACCGACGCCCACCTCGCCGCGGTCGTTCATGTTGCTGTGCTTGGAAAGGCGGTTGGCCTTCATGGGGTCACCTGAGCCCTCGATGCGCGGGGGTCCGACAAGGCCGTGACGCAATCGGGACCCGTCCATCGTTCCCCACGGGAATCCTCGACAGGCTTATGCCGGTCCGTCGGCGCGCGAAGGTCTTTTCCCCCGGAGGCCGGTTGGGCCCGCGTGACGGATCTTCTCTGGATGCCCGCGTGGGACCCGCTCCGGGGGGACGCCCCCGGGACGAACCCGAATTATCTGCGGACGTTCGAGGCGCGCGTGCAGAAGGTCCTCGACGACTGGATCCTCCTCGACCGCACCGCCTTCTACGCGGAAGGCGGCGGGCAGCCCTCGGACCGCGGCCTTCTCACCTGGGACGGCGGCGAGGCCCGCGTCGTCTCCGTCACGAAGCGCGGCGCCGTGAAGCACGTCCTCGAAGGCGAGCGT
Coding sequences within it:
- a CDS encoding aldehyde dehydrogenase family protein; protein product: MQRHAPADILREAGLVPDASGVLDGSTDGRAWFGSGRLLDVRSPIDGAIVARVRQASEEDYERVVRAAEEAFAKWSLVPAPKRGEIVREIAIELRARKEALGRLVTLEMGKILQEGLGEVQEMIDIADFAVGLSRQLYGNTMHSERPGHRMYEQWHPLGLVGVVTAFNFPVAVWSWNAFIAAVCGDVCIWKPSSKTPLTAIAVSRIANEVAARHGHPGIFVTLVGPGSVVGDRLAKDRRVPLVSATGSCAMGYRLAATVGERLGRTILELGGNNAIIVTKDADLDLAARAIVFGAVGTAGQRCTTTRRIIVHDSVADLLRDRLARAYGQVRIGNPLDPATHMGPLVDEDAVTEMMSALETAKKQGGRLVAGGKRREDLGATYVEPAIVEAKPDMDIVAIETFAPILYLMRFEGGVEEAIRIQNAVPQGLSSAIFTRNLLEAERFLAANGSDCGIANVNIGTSGAEIGGAFGGEKETGGGREAGSDSWKQYMRRQTCTINYSKELPLAQGIRFDVV
- a CDS encoding archaellin/type IV pilin N-terminal domain-containing protein is translated as MKANRLSKHSNMNDRGEVGVGTLIVFIAMVLVAAVAAAVLINTSGVLQQRASQTGKAATQEVSSNLKVVGIYGIRNGTASTDDLYQLKFNVELSAGAPPLDVQKVVMRYSDGVRVREYDYSGTPIWTATWLRDVTGTGATNKVMSAGDLVEFAIDVPVEIAERKTVQVLFIPESGASIPADFTTPPTYGTETTVSLR